The Paraburkholderia hospita genome includes a window with the following:
- a CDS encoding enoyl-CoA hydratase-related protein, producing the protein MSNGIVRRETHGKVALLRLASDNKLNPLTDELIDALVAALQHVESEPDMHVTVLTGSEKAFAAGADIVAMSKLDYRTAFCEEYIGRNWDRIRGLRKPIIAAVGGYALGGGCELAMMCDIVIAASDAVFGQPEVKLGIVPGAGGTQRLPRAAGKSTAMLACLTGESMSAQEALLCGLVSRVVPRDGLIDEAMRIGEQVARHSLPVLLAIKESVNRSFESSLSEGLLFERRLFHAGFSLVDQKEGMAAFLERRRPDFVNR; encoded by the coding sequence ATGTCAAACGGGATCGTCCGACGTGAGACACACGGCAAGGTGGCATTGCTCCGTCTTGCGTCGGACAACAAACTGAATCCGCTGACCGACGAGTTGATCGATGCACTGGTCGCGGCGCTACAACACGTCGAATCCGAACCGGATATGCACGTCACGGTGCTGACCGGATCGGAAAAAGCCTTTGCTGCGGGCGCGGATATCGTCGCGATGTCGAAGCTCGACTATCGGACGGCGTTCTGTGAAGAGTATATCGGCCGCAATTGGGATCGTATCCGCGGCTTGCGTAAACCGATCATTGCCGCCGTGGGTGGGTATGCATTGGGAGGAGGATGCGAACTCGCCATGATGTGTGACATCGTGATCGCGGCAAGCGACGCGGTATTCGGGCAACCCGAGGTCAAGCTGGGCATCGTGCCTGGTGCTGGCGGCACCCAACGTTTACCACGAGCGGCTGGGAAATCCACAGCAATGCTTGCATGCCTGACTGGCGAGTCGATGTCTGCACAGGAGGCGCTGCTGTGCGGGTTGGTCTCGAGGGTCGTACCGCGGGACGGGTTGATAGATGAAGCCATGCGAATAGGCGAGCAGGTTGCGCGGCATTCGCTGCCAGTACTGCTTGCGATCAAGGAATCGGTTAACCGGTCGTTCGAGTCGTCGTTATCCGAAGGATTGCTGTTTGAGAGGCGGCTCTTTCATGCAGGATTTTCCCTCGTCGACCAGAAGGAAGGGATGGCGGCTTTCCTCGAGCGGCGCCGCCCCGACTTCGTGAACCGGTAG
- a CDS encoding CaiB/BaiF CoA transferase family protein has protein sequence MLRDSLKGVRVVDFSHVLAGPVCSMTLADLGAHVVKIEPPQGEIGRKIGPPWINGESPTFMSVNRNKQSVSIDLKTDAGRRVIRKMLRKADVLVENFRPGVMASLGLDYESLRKDHPKLVYCSISAFGQTGSNMRRPGVDGVIQAVSGLMSTLGAIQEDPLKVPIPVADMIGGYLAAIAVLGALYRVHRDQAGQHLDVSLYNATLMLQQIGFAAFFASGRNPEKSGSAAPYACPNEAFPTRDGWVMVVAYDATRWSALCEVAEAPELECDSRFATNDDRVRNRRVLHELLAMRFIERTTAEWIERLAPRDIICAPVATYSDVTETTEYRESGMARTVEHPTAGTLRTHGFVLGPSDKPVKDDVPAPLTGQHTVEMLQLYGIQDDEIADLLNAGVIRTGVAHAVAT, from the coding sequence ATGTTACGAGACAGCTTGAAGGGGGTGCGAGTCGTCGATTTTTCGCACGTTCTGGCGGGCCCGGTCTGTTCTATGACGCTGGCGGACCTTGGCGCCCACGTCGTCAAGATCGAGCCCCCGCAGGGCGAAATCGGCCGCAAGATCGGTCCACCGTGGATCAACGGCGAGAGCCCGACGTTCATGAGCGTCAACCGAAACAAGCAGAGCGTGTCGATTGATCTGAAGACTGACGCTGGCAGACGCGTGATCCGGAAAATGCTTCGTAAAGCCGATGTGCTGGTCGAGAATTTCCGACCCGGCGTCATGGCATCGTTGGGGCTGGACTACGAATCCCTGCGCAAAGACCATCCGAAACTTGTTTACTGCTCGATCTCAGCATTCGGACAGACCGGCAGCAATATGCGGCGCCCAGGCGTCGACGGCGTAATTCAGGCTGTTAGCGGGCTCATGAGTACGTTGGGTGCAATTCAGGAAGATCCATTGAAAGTGCCGATCCCGGTTGCAGATATGATCGGCGGATACCTCGCCGCAATTGCAGTACTTGGCGCGCTGTATCGGGTCCACCGGGACCAGGCCGGCCAGCATCTGGACGTCAGCCTCTACAACGCGACGCTGATGCTTCAGCAAATCGGCTTTGCGGCATTTTTCGCCTCCGGCAGAAATCCTGAGAAATCGGGTAGCGCCGCGCCCTATGCATGTCCTAATGAGGCGTTTCCGACACGCGATGGTTGGGTCATGGTAGTCGCCTACGACGCCACCCGCTGGAGTGCTCTATGTGAAGTCGCGGAAGCGCCCGAACTCGAATGCGACTCGCGTTTTGCGACCAACGACGATCGCGTGCGTAATCGTCGGGTTCTTCATGAACTACTAGCGATGCGTTTTATTGAGCGAACCACAGCAGAGTGGATTGAACGACTCGCGCCACGCGACATCATCTGTGCCCCAGTTGCGACTTATAGCGATGTGACCGAGACGACTGAATACCGTGAGAGCGGTATGGCACGCACGGTGGAACATCCGACCGCTGGGACATTGCGTACGCATGGATTTGTCCTCGGCCCATCGGATAAGCCGGTAAAAGACGACGTTCCTGCGCCTCTGACCGGCCAGCATACGGTTGAAATGCTCCAGCTGTACGGTATTCAGGACGATGAGATCGCAGATCTCCTGAACGCTGGTGTGATACGCACTGGCGTGGCTCATGCCGTTGCGACCTAA
- a CDS encoding LysR substrate-binding domain-containing protein — protein MDRRQPLPPLNPTRAFEATGRLLSISKAADELAVTPAAVSRQVRTLETYLGVALFERVKGRLELTPAGARYLAELIPIFASLRHAANRARGGEGGSRVLKIRSPATFAVRWLIPRLASFHRLHKEIDVQLTTSSVPLDFAREDIDGGIQLGAGSWPGLRVQRLIPNELVPVAAPSLKLKAQGKLRGETMLHSLARPDDWSLWLEAAGFPLHVKRPAMRYETSLLAYQAAIEGHGVAIAQKALIRADLDSGQLVQPFRLELDRGGYTYYFAWPTGRRPSEELKIFRDWLATQVQV, from the coding sequence ATGGATCGCCGCCAACCTCTTCCCCCGCTGAACCCGACCCGCGCGTTTGAGGCGACCGGTAGGCTCCTCAGTATTTCGAAGGCCGCAGACGAGCTCGCGGTCACTCCGGCCGCGGTCAGCCGGCAGGTCAGGACGCTGGAGACCTATCTTGGCGTCGCGCTTTTCGAGCGTGTCAAAGGGCGTCTCGAGCTGACCCCAGCCGGCGCGCGTTATCTCGCCGAGCTGATTCCGATCTTCGCATCGCTGCGCCACGCAGCAAATCGTGCTCGCGGAGGGGAAGGCGGCTCGCGCGTGCTGAAGATTCGTTCCCCCGCCACCTTCGCCGTGCGCTGGCTGATTCCGCGACTTGCGAGCTTCCACAGACTGCACAAGGAGATCGACGTTCAGTTGACGACGTCATCCGTGCCGCTGGATTTCGCGCGTGAAGATATAGATGGCGGGATTCAGCTGGGTGCGGGTAGCTGGCCCGGCCTGCGCGTGCAGCGCCTGATTCCGAACGAACTGGTGCCGGTTGCGGCGCCGTCGCTCAAGCTGAAAGCGCAGGGGAAATTGCGGGGTGAAACGATGTTGCACTCGCTCGCACGGCCGGATGACTGGTCGTTATGGCTGGAGGCGGCGGGCTTCCCCTTGCACGTCAAGCGGCCGGCGATGCGGTATGAGACGTCGCTGCTTGCTTATCAAGCCGCAATCGAAGGGCACGGCGTCGCTATCGCGCAAAAGGCTCTAATCCGCGCCGATCTCGACAGCGGTCAACTGGTTCAGCCGTTTCGCCTTGAACTCGACCGCGGTGGCTACACGTATTACTTCGCGTGGCCAACGGGGCGGCGTCCCTCTGAAGAGCTGAAGATCTTCCGCGACTGGTTGGCTACGCAAGTCCAGGTGTGA
- a CDS encoding hemerythrin domain-containing protein, whose amino-acid sequence MEATKHDTTETQQGPLDAIDFLQTQHRAVEKLFIAFKKSADDDLEAKAALAQRACEELSIHTMLEEELLYPAAQEALPDSETIDVEEAYIEHFLVKTLIAKFETLKAGDKGFDATFKVMSEMVGHHVEEEEEELFPELRKSNCNLRGLGEKMVKRKAELQSKLNAVGSKSVGDGTATL is encoded by the coding sequence ATGGAAGCGACGAAGCACGACACCACGGAGACACAACAGGGCCCGCTGGACGCAATAGATTTTCTACAGACACAACATCGCGCCGTCGAAAAACTTTTCATTGCATTCAAGAAATCCGCGGACGACGATCTGGAAGCGAAGGCTGCCCTCGCCCAGCGCGCGTGCGAAGAATTATCCATTCACACAATGCTTGAAGAAGAACTGCTTTATCCCGCCGCGCAAGAAGCATTGCCGGACAGTGAGACGATCGACGTCGAAGAAGCGTACATCGAGCACTTCCTGGTCAAGACGCTGATTGCGAAGTTTGAAACGTTGAAGGCGGGTGATAAGGGCTTTGATGCGACCTTCAAGGTGATGAGCGAAATGGTGGGCCATCATGTGGAGGAGGAAGAGGAGGAACTCTTTCCGGAACTGCGAAAGTCGAACTGTAATTTGCGCGGGCTCGGCGAAAAGATGGTGAAGCGCAAAGCGGAACTACAGAGCAAGCTCAACGCGGTTGGCAGCAAGTCGGTAGGTGACGGGACAGCGACTTTGTGA